A segment of the Dehalococcoidia bacterium genome:
CTCATCCCTCGGACGACATCCTGGGCAAGATTTTCGCTATAGAACTCATCGACGCTCTCGATGATGGCCTCCATGAGCTTACCGGTGGGGGAGTCGTCAGCATGCTCGGTGATGGACACTACGCGGATGCCCTTGCGCCGCAGCATGGACTTGAAGGCGACGGCGTGCTCGCGCTTACGGGTGAAGCGACTGAACTTCCATACGAGAATCACCTCGAATGGAGCCTTCGGATTGCTACCCTCCTCGATCATATTTCGGAACTGCGGCCTGTCGGCGACGCGTCCGCTCTCGGCCTCGTCCACGTACTCGCGGGCTACAGAGTAGCCGTTGGTCCTGGCTAGTCCTTGAGTGCCCTGAGTTGGGCAGGCACGGACAGGTCCACGTCCTGCCGGTCGCTTGATACTCTGGCGTAGAGCGCCGCCGGCGTGAGCGGCTGTCTGTCCGAATGTCTCATGCCTTTGCCTCCATGTATCCGATGATTGCGTTGTCTACAGTCTTCGTTACAGATGTGTTGTATCCTCTACCAAGGTAAGCCCTAAAGTCTTCACGACTGTTGAGATACTGGGCTAGGTCAACAAACGAAGGAAATATGACCTTAAAGTAATCTCCTTCCAGCCTTTGCCCCTTGTTTCTCCTATGGATTGCCCTATCGTAGAAAGAGAACTTGCCACTGTATTCGTTGTCAATCGGCGGAGCAAGCTCAGGAAGCAGGTGATGGATAGCCTTAGATCCGGATACAAGTCTAGCCGCTTCACCTGTAATTCTCAGTTCGTCAATGGCATCCCATAATCTGCCAGTGATGGCATCGATGTCCCAACACGCATCTGCAATGTTCAGATCGCTCAAAGGATCGAGTCTGTGAGCTGCTTTCCTGACCTCTTTCTTGAAAGTATCATCGAAGGGAATGATCAGCCAACTGCGTTTTCCGAACCACGCTTTCAGGATCCAGTGCAAGTCCCTCAGGAACGTTTCGTCAGCAGCAGCCTCGCTAGGCTTCGACAACCGTTGCCTTCGCGCGATGAGATCTCTGTGGAGATCCATATTCCATTGGCAGTGACGGGACTGAAGGTTACAGTAGGCATTCAGCGGAGTAATCGGATCGTCCTTCAATTCGCTTATTCAGTCTCTTGCCCTTTTTTTCAATTGCATCTCGCTTGACCTCATCAGTCCATTCGCTCTTCCAACAGAAGCAAACTTTCTTTCCGCCGTTACGAACATTCTTCGTTCTCTCCCACGTCAGAGAAGTTAGTGATGGCTATCTCTCCTTCCTATTCCTGCTCTCTCCTAACTGCCCACCAACTCTATGCGGTCTCCGTAGCGCCGAAAGTCCGATGTGTTGAAAGTCAGGAGCCTGCGCTCATCATGCGCGAGCATGGTCGCCACGATGTTGGCATCGTGAATCTGCTTACCTGCAACCGATACCTCACGACACAGCGTGATCAACGACTCTGTAACCACGGGACCATCCTCGAGTATCTCGAAGTTCCTCAGCAGTCTGTTCGCGTCGTCCAGCGCCTCGTCACGCGTGATGGAGACCGACCAGGTCTGCGGCCGTGTGACCACAGACAGGTACTCTCGCACGACCTGTCGGCTGATCCTCAGTGGTTCATCGCCATGTAGAGCGTGCTGTAATCTATCCCTGGCGATGTCGTGACCGGGCGCACCGGGGATGCGTGCGTTCAGGAAGATGTTGGTGTCTATGAACATAGGGGCTAATTCCTGTCCTCGTAGATGTCCTCTCGCCTGAGACTAAGACCCTTCGGCCACACCGCTGCTGGGTAGACGGGCCACACTTCATCGAGGCTGAGGTTGCGTACAGGTCTGGGGTGTGTTCGACGGAACAGGAGGGTCTCTGCGTCCATATCGATCTCCGCCGTTTCCCACCCGGCGACACTCCAGGCAAGAGCGTGACTGTGACCGCTGCTGCCTCTCTGATTTCCCCACCAGGGTCGGTGCAACCTAGCGGACGGAGGCAGTTCGAACCCGATGACCAGCTCTATCTCTCCGAAGGTTGTTCTCCACTCCTGGACCTCGAGAGCGCACAGGTGCCGGTACAGCCTCTTGTACTTACCCCGGTCTGCCATAAGCCGGTACTGCTGGTTTCGGTCTATCGTCATGGTGGACCTCCGCGCCGTGAGTCTTTGCAATGAAACACAGCTATATGTTAGTGAGTTAGTGACTACTCTGCAAGTACCACCACCCCTCCGCTGAAGGGCCAGTCGCCTCCGGGTGCATTGACGAATCACCTGAAGACGCGTACCGGCTCCAGTGCCTCGGGGCTGCGCCATGCCCTGCCCAGCGGTCCCGCTTGCTACAGGGCTTCCTTTGAGGAGACCCACAGGGGCAGCTTGACATTCGTGCGTTCCGTCTCGCTGCGTGTAATGGCGAGGAAGTTCGCCCCGGCCATGGAGTCTTCGAAGGCGATCAGTACCAGGGGCCTGTTGGAGGAGTAGTAGCGCAGGTAGGGTGCGAGGCGAGCGGACATGGTCGAGGGGTTGAGCGCTCTGCGCTCCCACTCCAGGAAGAAGGGCCGGTCACGTCTATTGACGCGCACGATGCCGAAGGCGTCTGGTTGGATGGAGCGCAGACTTCCTCCGTACCAAAAATACCGGGTGGCGTGATGTGGCGGGGACAACTGCGAGACCGCGAAGCCAGGTGTCCGTTTCGTCTGAATTATCAGCGCCGCCAGGAAGTATTGCACCGCCTGTGTGTGTTCAACGGTCCGGGCAAGTGGGCGGCTCCGCCCACCTGGGACGTCCTGCCAGGACGTGGGGGACCTGCCGTCGACGGGTTCGACGCTCCAGCGTCGATGGGCAGCCCCAACAGATACGCGGTCCCTGCGTGCAATGAGGGACTGCCCCCTGTCGCTGAGCGCCAGTCGTCGTTGGCCTTCAAGAAGCATGGCGGAGAGCAG
Coding sequences within it:
- a CDS encoding PIN domain-containing protein, with product MFIDTNIFLNARIPGAPGHDIARDRLQHALHGDEPLRISRQVVREYLSVVTRPQTWSVSITRDEALDDANRLLRNFEILEDGPVVTESLITLCREVSVAGKQIHDANIVATMLAHDERRLLTFNTSDFRRYGDRIELVGS